The following proteins are encoded in a genomic region of Primulina huaijiensis isolate GDHJ02 chromosome 3, ASM1229523v2, whole genome shotgun sequence:
- the LOC140974289 gene encoding uncharacterized protein: MRDDDALPISTPTSSSIVSSSSSGIPKQDHPPSSVGVFGRGRYKFWALAAIILLALWSMVTGTVSLRWSAGNLNHVADDYHFASTDDLDVLDLEEREKMVKRMWDEYTNSQRIRLAGFWQEAFVAAYEDLTSEVPEVRNAAVSEIARMSALYIKLDPPPLESSISLKLQNLYRKEAEHTSA, encoded by the exons ATGAGGGATGATGACGCATTGCCAATTTCAACGCCCACATCTTCATCGATTGTATCGTCATCGTCCTCGGGGATTCCGAAGCAGGACCATCCGCCGAGTTCCGTCGGCGTTTTCGGACGCGGACGGTACAAGTTTTGGGCTCTCGCAGCAATTATATTGCTAGCATTATGGTCAATGGTCACCGGGACCGTCTCTCTCCGGTGGTCCGCCGGGAATCTCAATCATGTTGCCGATGACTACCATTTCGCTTCCACTGATGATCTCGATGTCCTT GATTTGGAGGAGAGGGAGAAAATGGTGAAGCGCATGTGGGATGAGTACACCAACAGTCAACGGATCAGATTGGCTGGATTTTGGCAAGAGGCCTTCGTGGCCGCTTACGAGGATTTGACTAGCGAGGTGCCTGAAGTTCGAAATGCTGCCGTTTCGGAGATCGCTAGGATGTCCGCGCTCTACATCAAGCTTGACCCTCCTCCTCTAGAATCTTCTATATCTTTG AAATTGCAAAATTTGTATCGAAAGGAAGCTGAGCACACATCTGCATAA
- the LOC140972354 gene encoding transcription repressor OFP7-like: MSPSFSICTATMAKRLKLRICRAIATTLQSCRSKDPFNLPQDPVPSFSRLSQVNAKRPNRRHSSTGGCLSDNTKALDKEITVASCPEQFKWEKEEKRNVVANVCQESKPRRKMYNSSASRGESEDDDFTFANPPPLRQPAAEKKKRRAKRNKRNVTRRVRNSTSSGDSGWLSCECCRGGGGGHEETETLFSSSLTLSTDSSSEFNPHFPLNHIRKTQNSTTNSPEYKRKLSKATKRPVLNPASEDEIPARLSMFMKLTPCIVDGKIKESLAILKRSENPYEDFKNSMIDMIVEKQMFEHQDLEQLLQCFLSLNSRHYHGIIIQAFYEIWDVIFSAEGSKIFSGSTLRRV; this comes from the coding sequence ATGTCACCTTCCTTCTCCATTTGCACAGCGACAATGGCGAAACGACTCAAGCTCAGGATCTGCAGAGCAATCGCTACCACTTTGCAATCCTGCCGTTCGAAAGACCCTTTCAATCTCCCGCAAGATCCTGTCCCTTCATTCTCCCGCCTCTCCCAGGTCAACGCCAAACGCCCAAACCGCCGCCACAGCTCCACCGGCGGTTGTTTATCTGACAATACGAAAGCTTTGGACAAAGAGATTACGGTGGCGAGTTGTCCGGAGCAATTCAAGTGGGAGAAGGAAGAGAAACGCAACGTGGTCGCTAACGTCTGCCAAGAATCCAAACCTCGCCGGAAAATGTACAACTCATCCGCCTCCCGCGGCGAATCCGAAGACGACGACTTTACGTTTGCGAATCCTCCTCCGCTGCGGCAACCCGCGGCGGAGAAGAAGAAAAGACGCGCGAAGAGGAACAAGCGGAACGTCACTAGAAGGGTTCGCAACAGCACCTCTTCAGGTGATAGTGGGTGGCTTAGCTGCGAATGCTGCCGAGGAGGAGGCGGCGGACACGAGGAGACAGAAACTCTCTTCTCCTCTTCCTTAACTCTGTCCACCGACTCTTCCTCAGAATTCAATCCTCATTTCCCATTAAATCACATCCGAAAGACCCAAAACTCGACAACAAATTCCCCTGAATACAAAAGGAAACTCTCCAAAGCTACGAAACGTCCGGTTTTAAACCCGGCGTCAGAGGATGAAATTCCAGCGAGGCTGTCGATGTTCATGAAACTGACACCGTGCATCGTCGACGGAAAAATCAAGGAAAGCTTGGCGATCTTGAAGAGGTCCGAGAATCCGTACGAGGATTTCAAGAATTCAATGATAGACATGATTGTGGAGAAGCAGATGTTCGAACACCAAGATTTGGAGCAGCTGCTGCAGTGTTTCCTGTCGCTGAATTCCCGACATTACCACGGAATCATCATTCAAGCTTTTTATGAAATCTGGGATGTCATTTTTTCTGCAGAAGGTTCAAAAATTTTCTCCGGTAGTACTCTCCGGCGGGTTTAA
- the LOC140974290 gene encoding small ribosomal subunit protein mL103 (rPPR7) codes for MSRSFTLRLVRRLTTATDSASKPLTVSSVKNRLKKTYDPDQALKIYSSFTAAANISYDNPVSARYAQESTVRRLSKSHRLSDIETFLESHKSLPQITQEPFLSSLIRSYGIAGMFENAFKTYQQMTDLGSPRSAISFNALLKACLHSKLFDRVPGCFDEFPSKFGFLPDKFSYGILIKSYCEMGSPERAMSKLNEMEEKGIEINAATFSPILQALYKQGKGDEAEKFWDVMVTKKGCLPDVGSYNVRLMHVQDGDPDAVKGFIEEMSEAGIKPDTVSYNYLITCYLRNGMMDEAKKVYDDLKEKGCYPNMATFRTLIFNLCKHERYVMGYKVFKKSAKVYKIPDFNTLKYLAEGLVKNGHTEEVKDMIRIINKRYPPNMLKAWGKLTVDLGLVIGDTEKTGVGELDKGVHSDETEKASST; via the coding sequence ATGTCCCGGTCTTTTACCCTCCGCCTTGTCCGCCGCCTCACCACCGCCACGGATTCCGCCTCCAAACCGCTCACTGTTTCCTCTGTCAAAAACAGACTAAAAAAAACATACGACCCTGATCAAGCCCTCAAAATCTACTCCTCTTTCACTGCCGCCGCCAACATTTCCTACGACAACCCCGTCTCTGCTCGCTATGCCCAAGAATCCACCGTCCGCCGTCTTTCCAAATCCCACCGTTTATCCGACATCGAAACCTTTCTCGAATCCCACAAATCCCTCCCTCAAATCACCCAAGAGCCGTTCCTTTCTTCCCTCATTCGCTCCTATGGCATTGCCGGAATGTTTGAAAATGCCTTCAAAACCTACCAGCAAATGACCGATTTAGGAAGCCCTCGATCTGCCATATCGTTCAACGCACTCCTCAAAGCCTGCCTCCATTCCAAGCTCTTTGATCGCGTGCCTGGATGTTTCGATGAGTTCCCTTCAAAGTTTGGATTTTTACCGGATAAATTTTCGTATGGGATACTGATTAAGTCCTACTGCGAGATGGGTTCCCCTGAGAGGGCAATGAGTAAGCTAAATGAGATGGAGGAGAAGGGGATTGAGATTAATGCTGCAACATTTTCTCCAATCTTGCAAGCACTGTACAAGCAAGGGAAAGGCGACGAGGCGGAAAAATTTTGGGATGTTATGGTGACGAAAAAGGGATGCTTGCCTGATGTGGGGTCTTACAATGTGAGGCTGATGCATGTTCAAGATGGGGATCCCGATGCTGTTAAGGGTTTTATTGAGGAAATGAGTGAAGCTGGGATAAAACCTGATACAGTTAGTTATAACTATTTGATTACTTGCTATCTTAGAAATGGGATGATGGATGAAGCCAAGAAGGTGTATGATGACCTCAAGGAGAAAGGGTGTTATCCAAATATGGCCACTTTTAGGActttgatatttaatttgtgCAAGCACGAGCGTTATGTGATGGGATATAAGGTGTTTAAGAAGAGTGCGAAGGTGTACAAGATACCAGATTTTAATACCCTGAAGTATTTGGCAGAAGGGTTGGTGAAGAACGGGCATACAGAAGAGGTAAAAGATATGATCCGGATAATAAATAAGCGGTACCCCCCTAATATGTTGAAGGCATGGGGAAAGCTCACAGTAGATCTTGGGTTGGTCATTGGTGACACTGAGAAAACCGGTGTTGGTGAGCTAGACAAGGGGGTTCATTCTGATGAGACAGAAAAGGCCAGCAGTACGTGA
- the LOC140974291 gene encoding zinc finger protein GAI-ASSOCIATED FACTOR 1-like isoform X2: MNDSAVSVDSSSGNQPAAPPKPAAKKRNLPGMPDPDAEVIALSPNTLLATNRFVCEICSKGFQRDQNLQLHRRGHNLPWKLKQRSGKEIKKRVYVCPEQSCVHHDPTRALGDLTGIKKHYCRKHGEKKWKCDKCSKNYAVQSDWKAHLKICGTKEYKCDCGTLFSRRDSFITHRAFCDALAEESTKVQAVSATPCADEDPKVDVLAPTAPQQPPSPPPPPPPPPPAPPAAQQAPAQTRVSTDTTSSVLPVQTPELLESTIPNPTITPIFEETLPLVNLTTSCSSGSSSNGSSSSKVFTSLFASTTSTASLQSQTTGFTDLFRAISHPDHVQGITQPSSSEPVSLSLAMNQGSSIFGTAGQERRQYAPAPQPAMSATALLQKAAQMGATASNASLLRGLGLVSSSTTHTGSQEWSGQRIEPNGASLAAGLGLGLACDGGSGLKELMLGAPSVFGPKHPTLDLLGLGVAASGGSDGGLSALMSSINGGLDVTGSAPPFYGGEYGGEDMRRRGS, translated from the exons ATGAATGATTCCGCGGTGTCCGTTGACTCCTCTTCAGGGAACCAACCTGCCGCCCCTCCGAAACCAGCTGCTAAGAAGCGGAACCTTCCTGGAATGCCAg ATCCTGATGCGGAGGTGATTGCTTTATCCCCAAATACTTTGTTGGCAACGAATAGATTCGTTTGCGAAATTTGCAGCAAAGGTTTTCAGAGGGACCAGAATTTACAGCTTCATCGGAGGGGTCATAATTTGCCATGGAAGCTTAAGCAAAGGTCAGgtaaagaaataaagaaaagggTTTACGTCTGCCCCGAACAGAGCTGCGTCCATCACGATCCCACACGGGCCTTGGGCGATTTGACGGGAATCAAGAAGCATTACTGCAGAAAACATGGGGAGAAGAAGTGGAAATGTGACAAGTGCTCCAAGAACTATGCGGTTCAATCGGATTGGAAAGCGCATTTGAAGATATGTGGAACAAAGGAATATAAATGTGATTGTGGAACTTTGTTTTCGAG GAGGGATAGTTTTATTACACACAGGGCCTTTTGTGATGCATTAGCAGAGGAAAGTACAAAAGTGCAGGCGGTGTCTGCGACTCCATGTGCTGATGAAGATCCAAAAGTTGATGTTCTTGCACCAACAGCACCTCAGCAGCCTCcgtcgccgccgccgccgccaccaccaccaccaccagcaCCACCGGCAGCACAACAGGCCCCAGCACAAACACGCGTTTCCACTGATACAACGTCTTCTGTTTTACCTGTTCAAACACCAG AGTTGCTAGAAAGCACTATCCCAAATCCCACTATCACTCCGATTTTCGAGGAGACGCTCCCTCTGGTCAACTTGACAACAAGTTGCAGCAGCGGCTCCAGTAGCAATGGAAGTTCAAGCAGTAAAGTCTTTACCAGCCTGTTTGCTTCGACGACATCAACAGCAAGTTTGCAATCTCAGACAACCGGATTTACTGATTTATTCCGAGCAATTTCTCATCCAGACCATGTTCAAGGCATCACACAACCTTCATCTTCCGAACCTGTATCACTCTCCCTCGCAATGAATCAAGGTTCGTCAATTTTCGGAACGGCAGGGCAAGAACGGAGGCAGTATGCTCCTGCCCCTCAGCCAGCTATGTCTGCGACAGCATTGCTTCAGAAGGCTGCTCAGATGGGTGCCACGGCATCAAATGCCTCATTACTAAGAGGCCTCGGGTTAGTGTCTTCCTCCACGACCCACACTGGTTCACAAGAATGGAGTGGGCAGCGAATCGAGCCCAACGGGGCATCGTTAGCAGCCGGCCTTGGCCTTGGACTGGCCTGCGATGGGGGGTCAGGTCTAAAGGAACTCATGTTGGGCGCTCCATCGGTTTTCGGTCCTAAGCATCCTACTCTCGACCTTCTCGGGCTAGGAGTGGCCGCAAGTGGCGGATCGGATGGCGGGCTATCGGCCCTAATGTCGTCTATCAATGGTGGGCTTGATGTTACCGGCTCCGCTCCGCCATTTTACGGTGGAGAATATGGTGGCGAAGACATGAGAAGAAGAGGCTCATGA
- the LOC140974291 gene encoding zinc finger protein GAI-ASSOCIATED FACTOR 1-like isoform X1: MIPRCPLTPLQGTNLPPLRNQLLRSGTFLECQFSYVLFLDPDAEVIALSPNTLLATNRFVCEICSKGFQRDQNLQLHRRGHNLPWKLKQRSGKEIKKRVYVCPEQSCVHHDPTRALGDLTGIKKHYCRKHGEKKWKCDKCSKNYAVQSDWKAHLKICGTKEYKCDCGTLFSRRDSFITHRAFCDALAEESTKVQAVSATPCADEDPKVDVLAPTAPQQPPSPPPPPPPPPPAPPAAQQAPAQTRVSTDTTSSVLPVQTPELLESTIPNPTITPIFEETLPLVNLTTSCSSGSSSNGSSSSKVFTSLFASTTSTASLQSQTTGFTDLFRAISHPDHVQGITQPSSSEPVSLSLAMNQGSSIFGTAGQERRQYAPAPQPAMSATALLQKAAQMGATASNASLLRGLGLVSSSTTHTGSQEWSGQRIEPNGASLAAGLGLGLACDGGSGLKELMLGAPSVFGPKHPTLDLLGLGVAASGGSDGGLSALMSSINGGLDVTGSAPPFYGGEYGGEDMRRRGS; the protein is encoded by the exons ATGATTCCGCGGTGTCCGTTGACTCCTCTTCAGGGAACCAACCTGCCGCCCCTCCGAAACCAGCTGCTAAGAAGCGGAACCTTCCTGGAATGCCAg TTTTCGTATGTGTTATTCCTAGATCCTGATGCGGAGGTGATTGCTTTATCCCCAAATACTTTGTTGGCAACGAATAGATTCGTTTGCGAAATTTGCAGCAAAGGTTTTCAGAGGGACCAGAATTTACAGCTTCATCGGAGGGGTCATAATTTGCCATGGAAGCTTAAGCAAAGGTCAGgtaaagaaataaagaaaagggTTTACGTCTGCCCCGAACAGAGCTGCGTCCATCACGATCCCACACGGGCCTTGGGCGATTTGACGGGAATCAAGAAGCATTACTGCAGAAAACATGGGGAGAAGAAGTGGAAATGTGACAAGTGCTCCAAGAACTATGCGGTTCAATCGGATTGGAAAGCGCATTTGAAGATATGTGGAACAAAGGAATATAAATGTGATTGTGGAACTTTGTTTTCGAG GAGGGATAGTTTTATTACACACAGGGCCTTTTGTGATGCATTAGCAGAGGAAAGTACAAAAGTGCAGGCGGTGTCTGCGACTCCATGTGCTGATGAAGATCCAAAAGTTGATGTTCTTGCACCAACAGCACCTCAGCAGCCTCcgtcgccgccgccgccgccaccaccaccaccaccagcaCCACCGGCAGCACAACAGGCCCCAGCACAAACACGCGTTTCCACTGATACAACGTCTTCTGTTTTACCTGTTCAAACACCAG AGTTGCTAGAAAGCACTATCCCAAATCCCACTATCACTCCGATTTTCGAGGAGACGCTCCCTCTGGTCAACTTGACAACAAGTTGCAGCAGCGGCTCCAGTAGCAATGGAAGTTCAAGCAGTAAAGTCTTTACCAGCCTGTTTGCTTCGACGACATCAACAGCAAGTTTGCAATCTCAGACAACCGGATTTACTGATTTATTCCGAGCAATTTCTCATCCAGACCATGTTCAAGGCATCACACAACCTTCATCTTCCGAACCTGTATCACTCTCCCTCGCAATGAATCAAGGTTCGTCAATTTTCGGAACGGCAGGGCAAGAACGGAGGCAGTATGCTCCTGCCCCTCAGCCAGCTATGTCTGCGACAGCATTGCTTCAGAAGGCTGCTCAGATGGGTGCCACGGCATCAAATGCCTCATTACTAAGAGGCCTCGGGTTAGTGTCTTCCTCCACGACCCACACTGGTTCACAAGAATGGAGTGGGCAGCGAATCGAGCCCAACGGGGCATCGTTAGCAGCCGGCCTTGGCCTTGGACTGGCCTGCGATGGGGGGTCAGGTCTAAAGGAACTCATGTTGGGCGCTCCATCGGTTTTCGGTCCTAAGCATCCTACTCTCGACCTTCTCGGGCTAGGAGTGGCCGCAAGTGGCGGATCGGATGGCGGGCTATCGGCCCTAATGTCGTCTATCAATGGTGGGCTTGATGTTACCGGCTCCGCTCCGCCATTTTACGGTGGAGAATATGGTGGCGAAGACATGAGAAGAAGAGGCTCATGA
- the LOC140974292 gene encoding scarecrow-like protein 15, with product MKVPFTANDQNNSKSIERNVNRNPATGCSPYEPKSVLELRGSPSPVTDQKPTSNSNTDNNIVGSVCGHDSLQLEDQDHVLVNQNLEDWDSLMRELGLHDDSTAPVSKPIINSQFENTRINQDPYSTLSEFSTVSTFDSTQFVPADFGLLSDVSTYTTASLNQSAGDFNSCNWNVGFDYIDELIRLAECFETNSLQLGHVILGRLNQRLRSPTGKPLQRAAFYFKEALQSLLTGSNPITRPASSSEIIQTIKAQNIFASISPITMFSSFTANQAMLDALEGSIRVHVIDFDIGLGGHWASFMRELAEKADSRKGGLPILRISALIPDDCAMESRLTRENLAQFARELDIRFEIEFVLIRTFEYLSFKSIKFMDGEKVAVLLSPAIFRHVGSGFLNDLRQVSPQVVVHVDVEGPMGFRSSSYRQTVIDGLEFYSTLLESLEAANFDGGGDYMQRIETYVLFPRILEDAGSAGRRVTPLREALVAAGLRQVRLSQFAEFQAEFLLRKVEVRGFHVAKRQAEMLLCWHDRPLVSTSAWGY from the coding sequence atgaaAGTACCCTTTACTGCCAACGATCAAAATAATTCCAAATCAATCGAGCGTAACGTCAACAGGAATCCGGCCACCGGCTGCTCCCCCTACGAGCCCAAATCGGTTCTTGAACTACGAGGGAGCCCCAGCCCCGTTACGGATCAAAAGCCCACCTCCAATTCCAACACTGATAACAACATAGTGGGCTCTGTTTGTGGTCACGACTCTCTTCAGCTGGAAGATCAAGATCATGTTCTGGTCAATCAGAACTTGGAGGATTGGGATTCGTTGATGAGAGAATTGGGCTtgcatgacgactccactgccCCGGTTTCAAAACCAATAATCAATTCTCAATTCGAAAACACTCGGATTAATCAAGATCCATACTCAACTCTTTCTGAATTTTCAACTGTTTCCACGTTTGATTCAACCCAGTTTGTGCCAGCTGATTTTGGGCTTCTCTCCGATGTATCGACGTACACTACAGCGTCTTTGAATCAATCCGCCGGTGATTTCAACAGCTGCAACTGGAACGTGGGGTTCGATTACATCGATGAGTTGATTCGACTTGCTGAGTGCTTTGAGACCAATTCGCTTCAACTCGGGCACGTTATATTAGGGCGGCTCAATCAACGCTTGAGGTCTCCTACTGGTAAGCCTCTTCAGAGAGCTGCTTTCTATTTCAAAGAAGCCCTTCAATCGCTACTCACTGGATCGAATCCGATCACTCGTCCAGCAAGCTCTTCGGAGATAATTCAAACGATCAAAGCTCAAAATATCTTCGCCAGCATCTCTCCGATCACCATGTTTTCAAGCTTCACGGCTAATCAAGCCATGCTCGACGCTTTAGAAGGCTCAATTCGAGTCCATGTCATCGACTTCGACATCGGGCTGGGCGGCCACTGGGCTTCCTTCATGAGAGAACTGGCGGAGAAGGCAGACTCGCGTAAAGGCGGGCTGCCGATTCTTCGAATTTCGGCTCTTATTCCTGACGATTGCGCCATGGAATCAAGATTGACCAGAGAAAATTTAGCACAGTTTGCACGAGAGCTAGATATAAGGTTCGAGATAGAGTTTGTTTTGATACGAACCTTCGAATACTTATCCTTCAAATCCATCAAATTTATGGACGGTGAGAAGGTCGCGGTTCTCTTATCCCCCGCTATATTCCGACACGTCGGGTCTGGATTTCTGAACGATCTCCGGCAAGTTTCGCCGCAAGTAGTGGTGCATGTGGACGTCGAAGGGCCGATGGGTTTCAGATCTTCGTCGTATAGGCAGACGGTAATCGATGGGCTGGAGTTTTACTCCACACTGTTGGAATCCTTGGAAGCTGCTAACTTCGACGGCGGCGGGGATTACATGCAGCGCATAGAGACGTACGTGCTGTTCCCCAGGATCCTTGAAGATGCGGGGTCAGCCGGGCGGCGCGTGACGCCGCTAAGGGAGGCGCTGGTGGCTGCGGGGCTAAGGCAGGTGAGGCTGAGCCAGTTTGCGGAGTTTCAAGCGGAGTTTTTACTTAGGAAAGTTGAAGTTCGAGGATTCCACGTTGCCAAGAGACAGGCGGAGATGCTGCTTTGCTGGCATGACAGGCCTCTGGTTTCCACGTCAGCTTGGGGGTATTAG